Proteins from a single region of Bdellovibrio bacteriovorus:
- a CDS encoding endonuclease I family protein: MKLTKLIKSVIKLNVFSLIFVGALAQANDQIAYYGDEFYQNLEAGVSDLALKQDLKAIFDSFHIARAGKSDLISNVCSNKEGQCYRHNVVGYKAARNFVTRDFYVRQISNGSYVVDDVYCDMTRPASKNGGSNAVNVEHTWPQSKFNRGFADEMQKSDLHHLFPTDPYINMIRGNHIFGEVDTDEQHLDCKGPRFGLGTGGSEEVFEPPQNHKGNVARALFYFAVRYDLTIGKNEEQILRKWNVEDPVDAEEMDRNNKIFELQHNRNPFIDFPELADRISDF; encoded by the coding sequence ATGAAGCTAACGAAGCTCATTAAGTCAGTGATTAAATTAAACGTATTTTCCCTTATCTTTGTCGGAGCCTTGGCTCAGGCCAATGACCAAATCGCCTACTACGGCGATGAATTTTATCAAAACTTAGAAGCCGGTGTTTCAGATCTCGCCCTGAAGCAAGATTTAAAAGCCATCTTTGATAGCTTTCATATCGCGCGTGCAGGCAAGAGTGATTTGATCTCGAATGTATGCAGCAATAAAGAGGGCCAATGTTACCGCCACAATGTGGTCGGTTATAAAGCGGCCCGCAACTTTGTGACTCGCGACTTTTATGTTCGCCAGATCTCTAATGGATCTTATGTTGTGGACGATGTTTACTGTGATATGACTCGCCCGGCTTCAAAAAACGGGGGGAGCAACGCAGTGAATGTGGAGCACACTTGGCCACAAAGCAAATTCAACCGTGGCTTTGCCGATGAAATGCAAAAATCGGATTTGCATCACTTATTTCCGACAGATCCCTACATTAATATGATCCGCGGCAACCATATTTTCGGCGAAGTCGACACCGACGAGCAGCACCTCGATTGCAAAGGCCCGCGTTTTGGTCTGGGGACCGGGGGATCTGAAGAAGTTTTTGAACCACCTCAGAACCACAAAGGCAACGTGGCTCGCGCGTTGTTTTATTTCGCAGTTCGGTACGATTTAACCATCGGAAAAAATGAAGAGCAGATCTTGCGTAAATGGAATGTTGAAGATCCTGTCGACGCTGAAGAGATGGACCGCAATAATAAGATCTTTGAATTGCAACACAACCGCAATCCCTTCATTGATTTCCCGGAATTAGCCGACAGAATCTCTGATTTTTAG
- the mqo gene encoding malate dehydrogenase (quinone), translating to MKNLVVLVLALSLFACGKNPPPPEKEVDAVLIGAGIMSSTLGVFLKELEPQMTIEIFERLDGAGLESSAAMNNAGTGHSAFCELNYTPEKEDGTIETVKAVAINEQFEISKQFWAYQVSQGVLGDPKTFINNVPHMSFVWGDDNVRYLKKRHEAMIKEPLFQGMLYTEDHEQLKKWIPLVMQGRDPNQKIAATYMDMGTDVNFGSLTTQFINHLGQQPGVAVHYRSEVQDLVRADDGSWIVVIRDLGSEETRSVKAKFVFIGAGGRALTLLQKSGIEEAKGYGGVPVGGEWLVTTNEEIINQHQAKVYGKANFGAPPMSVPHLDTRIINGKKALLFGPYATFSTKYLKNGSWWDMPRALSTDNLWPMIRAGFDNLDLTWYLIGQLVQSDKDRVAALQDYFPQAKESDWTLEHAGQRVQIVKKDKEKGGILQFGTEVVSAGDGSMAALLGASPGASTAAPIMLSVLEKNFKDKMSSPAWQSRIKEIIPSYGQKLNTDIKLANKTRARSSGILKLKVHTIQ from the coding sequence ATGAAAAATCTTGTAGTCCTTGTTCTTGCGCTTTCATTATTTGCCTGCGGCAAAAATCCTCCACCTCCTGAAAAAGAAGTCGATGCGGTCCTTATCGGGGCCGGCATTATGAGCTCCACTTTAGGAGTCTTTCTTAAAGAACTTGAACCCCAGATGACCATAGAAATTTTTGAGCGCTTAGATGGCGCCGGGCTTGAAAGTTCTGCGGCTATGAATAACGCAGGCACAGGGCATTCGGCTTTTTGCGAATTGAATTACACTCCCGAAAAAGAAGACGGCACGATAGAAACGGTCAAGGCCGTGGCGATCAATGAACAATTTGAAATTTCAAAACAATTCTGGGCCTATCAGGTCTCTCAAGGTGTGTTGGGCGATCCAAAAACATTTATTAACAATGTTCCGCACATGAGTTTCGTGTGGGGGGACGACAACGTCCGATATCTAAAAAAACGCCACGAAGCGATGATCAAAGAGCCCTTGTTTCAAGGCATGCTTTACACCGAAGATCATGAACAATTAAAAAAATGGATTCCGCTGGTGATGCAGGGGCGTGATCCCAATCAAAAAATTGCCGCGACCTACATGGACATGGGAACGGATGTGAACTTCGGATCTTTAACCACGCAGTTCATTAATCACCTGGGTCAACAGCCTGGCGTCGCCGTTCATTATCGCAGTGAAGTCCAAGATCTGGTGCGGGCAGATGATGGCTCTTGGATTGTGGTCATTCGTGACCTCGGCTCTGAAGAAACTCGGTCGGTGAAAGCCAAGTTTGTTTTTATCGGCGCGGGCGGACGGGCGCTCACTTTGTTGCAAAAATCCGGCATTGAAGAAGCCAAAGGTTATGGAGGCGTGCCGGTGGGGGGCGAGTGGCTTGTCACCACGAATGAAGAGATTATCAATCAGCACCAGGCCAAGGTTTATGGCAAGGCCAACTTTGGGGCACCTCCGATGTCGGTCCCTCATCTCGACACGCGAATCATCAACGGAAAAAAGGCATTGCTCTTTGGACCCTATGCCACGTTTTCGACAAAATATCTAAAAAATGGATCTTGGTGGGATATGCCTCGTGCTTTAAGCACGGACAACTTGTGGCCGATGATTCGTGCCGGTTTTGATAATCTGGATTTGACCTGGTATTTGATTGGTCAGCTTGTGCAAAGTGACAAGGATCGAGTCGCGGCTTTGCAGGATTATTTTCCGCAGGCCAAAGAATCGGATTGGACATTAGAACACGCCGGGCAGCGCGTGCAAATCGTAAAGAAAGATAAAGAAAAAGGCGGCATCCTGCAGTTCGGCACCGAGGTGGTGAGTGCGGGGGATGGTAGTATGGCCGCCCTTTTAGGGGCGTCACCGGGGGCGTCCACCGCAGCCCCTATTATGCTTTCAGTGTTAGAGAAAAATTTTAAAGACAAGATGTCCAGTCCCGCATGGCAAAGTCGCATCAAAGAGATCATTCCGTCTTACGGGCAGAAGCTCAACACGGATATCAAACTTGCCAACAAAACTCGGGCCCGGAGCAGTGGGATCCTAAAGCTGAAGGTACACACGATTCAGTAA
- a CDS encoding HTTM domain-containing protein, whose protein sequence is MIRKFLSQNFSISLRSLGLFRIGIGTLLLVDLISRLIYGYDLISPQGLIPVDQALQALKDKSILSLYLISAHDFYFYFLIVLSFISYTCYLAGYRTRFFGVLSLALLFSIQNRNPFVLHGGDILLRMFLLLSLFLPMQSYSWSSGWKAENGRFFSFATLALFVQIGLMYFFSALYKSGPEWLDGSALFYAFQNDWISNSLGQGLSQFPTLLKILTYATVALEFLVLPLIFVAFKLRPLRWALFISLFLFHLGIFITMDIGTFPFVCMLGSFLFYPGASSKTVSDFHLGFANAASGVILILVIVSNLLFFIQPEGFKPLKLALQNLGVYQKWSMFSPSPAKSNISFELITNRLYYPDAKKNYPSHHWQKFFMQIARPHNSTVLNLFGTYLCKNTKPSELRIFLHETSLTPSRNEKTIPLYSASCEATDAI, encoded by the coding sequence TCACGATTGATTTATGGCTATGATTTAATCTCTCCCCAAGGACTTATTCCGGTAGATCAGGCCTTACAAGCCCTCAAAGACAAGTCCATTTTGTCTTTGTATTTGATTTCGGCGCATGATTTTTATTTCTACTTTTTGATTGTACTCTCTTTCATTTCTTATACGTGTTATTTAGCTGGGTACCGAACACGATTTTTTGGCGTCTTGTCGCTGGCTCTTCTTTTTTCTATTCAAAATCGAAATCCTTTTGTTCTTCATGGTGGCGATATCTTATTAAGAATGTTCCTCTTGTTGTCTTTGTTTTTACCCATGCAATCTTATTCATGGTCTTCTGGCTGGAAGGCTGAAAATGGAAGATTTTTTTCTTTTGCGACCTTAGCCCTTTTTGTACAAATCGGATTGATGTATTTCTTTTCAGCTCTTTACAAATCCGGACCAGAATGGCTTGATGGCTCAGCCCTATTTTACGCCTTTCAAAACGACTGGATTTCAAATAGCCTCGGTCAAGGCCTCTCTCAATTTCCCACGCTCTTAAAGATCCTCACCTATGCCACGGTGGCTTTAGAATTTTTAGTTTTGCCTTTAATTTTTGTGGCTTTTAAATTACGCCCCCTACGTTGGGCCCTGTTTATCTCCCTTTTCCTTTTTCATCTGGGTATTTTCATCACGATGGATATAGGTACATTTCCTTTCGTCTGTATGTTGGGCAGTTTTCTATTTTATCCCGGAGCAAGCTCCAAAACCGTATCGGATTTCCATTTAGGATTTGCAAATGCTGCATCCGGTGTCATTTTAATCCTCGTCATCGTGTCTAATCTTCTTTTCTTTATTCAACCAGAAGGGTTTAAGCCCCTAAAATTGGCATTGCAGAATCTAGGCGTCTATCAAAAATGGAGCATGTTTTCGCCTTCACCGGCAAAATCTAATATTTCTTTTGAACTGATCACAAACCGACTCTATTATCCAGACGCGAAAAAAAACTATCCCAGTCATCACTGGCAAAAGTTTTTCATGCAAATCGCCCGTCCCCATAATTCGACGGTCTTAAATCTGTTTGGCACATATCTTTGCAAAAACACGAAACCCTCTGAGCTAAGAATTTTCTTGCACGAGACCTCTTTAACCCCATCGCGAAACGAAAAAACAATCCCACTTTACTCTGCGTCTTGCGAGGCCACCGATGCCATCTAA